In the Paralichthys olivaceus isolate ysfri-2021 chromosome 15, ASM2471397v2, whole genome shotgun sequence genome, one interval contains:
- the ppp2cab gene encoding serine/threonine-protein phosphatase 2A catalytic subunit alpha isoform, which yields MDEKAFTKELDQWIEQLNECKQLSEGQVKSLCEKAKEILTKESNVQEVRCPVTVCGDVHGQFHDLMELFKIGGKSPDTNYLFMGDYVDRGYYSVETVTLLVSLKVRFRERITILRGNHESRQITQVYGFYDECLRKYGNANVWKYFTDLFDYLPLTALVDSQIFCLHGGLSPSIDTLDHIRALDRLQEVPHEGPMCDLLWSDPDDRGGWGISPRGAGYTFGQDISETFNHANRLTLVSRAHQLVMEGYNWCHERNVVTIFSAPNYCYRCGNQAAIMELDDTLKYSFLQFDPAPRRGEPHVTRRTPDYFL from the exons ATGGACGAAAAGGCGTTCACGAAGGAACTGGACCAGTGGATCGAGCAGCTCAACGAGTGCAAGCAGCTGTCGGAGGGACAAGTGAAGTCCCTGTGTGAAAAG gcaaaAGAGATCCTTACCAAGGAGTCAAATGTCCAGGAGGTGAGATGTCCGGTGACGGTGTGTGGTGACGTGCACGGCCAGTTCCATGACCTTATGGAGCTGTTCAAGATTGGAGGGAAATCTCCAGACACAAACTATTTGTTTATGGGAGACTATGTGGACAGAGGTTACTACTCCGTAGAAACCGTCACTTTACTAGTATCACTTAAG GTACGCTTCCGGGAGCGCATCACAATCCTCCGAGGGAACCACGAGAGCAGACAGATCACACAAGTATATGGCTTCTATGATGAGTGCCTAAGGAAATATGGTAACGCCAACGTTTGGAAGTACTTCACAGACCTGTTCGATTACCTCCCCCTCACTGCCTTGGTAGACTCTCAG ATTTTCTGCCTTCATGGAGGCCTGTCACCGTCCATAGATACATTGGATCACATTAGAGCTCTGGATCGTTTACAGGAAGTGCCACATGAG gGTCCCATGTGTGACCTGCTATGGTCGGACCCTGACGACCGCGGTGGCTGGGGCATCTCTCCTCGAGGAGCTGGCTACACTTTTGGTCAGGACATTTCTGAGACCTTCAACCATGCCAACCGCCTCACACTGGTGTCCCGTGCCCACCAGCTGGTTATGGAG GGTTACAACTGGTGCCATGAGAGGAACGTGGTGACGATATTTAGTGCACCCAACTACTGCTACCGCTGTGGCAACCAGGCAGCTATCATGGAATTAGACGACACGCTCAAATACTCATT CTTGCAGTTTGATCCTGCACCTCGCAGAGGGGAGCCTCATGTCACTCGCCGCACGCCAGATTACTTCCTGTAA